The Zobellia alginiliquefaciens genome contains a region encoding:
- a CDS encoding sugar kinase, which yields MKKVVTFGEIMLRLAPAGFLRFSQANSFDVVYGGGESNVAVSLANYGVPVDFVTRLPKNDIGECALMEMRKRGVGTDKIVYGGDRLGIYFLETGAVSRGSKVVYDRAHSAISEIESGMIDWDAVFEGVEWFHWTGITPAISQGAADVCLEAVKAASDKGITISTDLNYRAKLWNYGGDREAIMTELTSYCDIILGNEEDAEKHFGIHPEGLDVHKDGADVKAEAFLSVCKQMMKKFPKAKKVITTLRGSISASHNTWAGVLWDGSKMYETRQYQITDIVDRVGGGDSFMGGLIYGLLKYPEDDQNALDFAVAASCLKHTIKGDANLATVSEVEKLMGGDASGRVAR from the coding sequence ATGAAAAAAGTAGTAACCTTTGGAGAGATAATGCTGCGTTTAGCACCAGCAGGATTTTTAAGATTTTCACAAGCGAATAGCTTTGATGTTGTTTACGGTGGAGGTGAGTCCAACGTAGCTGTATCTTTGGCAAATTATGGCGTTCCAGTAGATTTTGTAACTCGTTTACCAAAGAATGATATTGGCGAATGTGCCCTAATGGAAATGCGCAAAAGAGGCGTGGGAACAGATAAGATAGTTTATGGCGGTGACCGTCTAGGAATCTATTTTCTAGAAACAGGTGCTGTTTCTCGTGGATCTAAGGTTGTTTATGATCGTGCCCATTCTGCTATCTCGGAAATAGAATCTGGTATGATCGACTGGGATGCTGTTTTTGAAGGTGTTGAATGGTTTCACTGGACGGGTATTACACCTGCTATCTCACAAGGAGCTGCAGACGTTTGTTTAGAAGCTGTTAAAGCTGCAAGCGATAAAGGAATCACCATTTCTACCGATTTGAATTACAGAGCAAAACTTTGGAATTACGGTGGAGACAGAGAAGCTATCATGACAGAATTAACTTCATACTGTGATATTATTCTGGGTAACGAAGAAGACGCAGAAAAGCATTTTGGTATTCACCCAGAAGGTTTGGATGTTCATAAAGATGGTGCTGATGTTAAAGCAGAAGCTTTCCTTTCTGTATGTAAGCAGATGATGAAGAAATTCCCTAAAGCTAAAAAAGTAATTACAACCTTAAGAGGTTCTATTTCTGCTTCGCACAACACTTGGGCAGGTGTACTATGGGACGGTTCCAAAATGTACGAAACACGTCAATACCAAATTACGGATATCGTGGATCGTGTTGGTGGTGGTGATTCTTTCATGGGCGGATTAATCTACGGATTATTGAAATACCCAGAAGATGACCAAAACGCATTGGATTTTGCTGTAGCTGCATCTTGTTTAAAGCACACTATTAAAGGTGATGCCAACTTGGCAACGGTTAGTGAAGTAGAAAAACTAATGGGTGGTGACGCCTCCGGAAGAGTAGCTCGCTAA